The sequence below is a genomic window from Chaetodon trifascialis isolate fChaTrf1 chromosome 18, fChaTrf1.hap1, whole genome shotgun sequence.
ttgtcgACTCGTCTTCCTGACGTCTCTCCTCCCTCTAAACTCTTTGGTTCTGATGCCTCCTCatcgctcctctcctccttgtccttctcctcttcctccgattccccgctctctcctccctcgctctcGCCTCCCCTgactcctccttcctcctcctccatctccgcctctctcttctgctcctcctctttctcctcctctgtcggTTTGGCTGCATTGCTCTCCGTCACCTCCTCTTTCACAGACGGGCTCTCCTCCACCGGCGCCGGAGCCGGAGCCTCCTCGGAGAGGTGCGCCCTCTCGTGGCGAGCGAGGGTGGTGGCGTAGCGGAAGCTCTTCTGACACACTCGGCAGACATGTTTGTACTCTGGCTGCTGCTTCACCACAGGGctactggaggaggaggaggagggcgtagtgcctttctccttctcttggCTCTCTGTTGCTGCTTGGGGAGCAGAGGTAGAGgatgtggaggatgaggagctggaggaggatgaaggctgGGAGGGTTGTTCTTCCTGAGCGGGGCCGGAGGATGTGGACAGCTTGAAGTCGATCAGCTTCTTGCCGAAGTTCAGGTCCAGACTTTTGTTGCTGTGGCAGTCGTCATCGTCGGCGCTCTCCACCTGAGCAGAGACCAAAAGCAGGTAAAATAAGAgcaggtctgctgtggaggacgAGTCTGAGCCCTGACCTGCTGCATGTGGACACCGGGAGCTCAGCCTCacctttgtgctgctgctctgtggaggctgttttccctctgctgctctgctctctggcgccccctgctgctccggctgctgtgtggtttctgtctcctgctgctgtgctggacTTCCACCTTCAACACATTTGAGACCAGAaatatttctttacatttcaggTGTCCAACTTCAGCGTGACGGCAACAAACGCCAAATAAAACTGTAAATTTACCGAAAGTTAAAGTTCCTGTGATgcagtgaatgaaaacactgattattttcatcatcgatcaatctgcagattattttctccattaactgattaattgatcTATAAACTGTCAGAAAAGGGTGGAAGCAGAGAACACACTGatgatcagagctgctgctgattgatcTGCTGTCAtctgactaatcaattaacggACCAGCGGCTTCAGCTCTCTGATTCTAATGACTAACCTTGGCTCGCTTTGTGGGTGGCGTTCGGTGTGGTCAGCCCCACCTCTTGTGGTTTGGAGGGGGAGGGGCTATCCACTGTGGGGGTGGAGCCTGAGTCTGCAGCGGCACTGAGATCTTGTGCCTCCGGCGCTACCTGCTCGGTCTCAGACTGACTCTCTGTggaacaacacaacacaatcaGTACAGACCATACAGTGAGCGCATACAGGTGAGATGAATATAAGAGTCATGAGGTCATTTCCAGGTcattcacaaagaaaaacagatgtaaAACTGTGAGCGATTAAAATATGAAATGCAGGTAAAAGTCTGAAGAGACGACATTGAACGCCTCGCTCTCACCTGCGCTCTCGTGTGATCCTTCGTCTCCGTCTTTCTTGACAAGGGCGCCGTTGCGTCGCAGCGTTCGGTGAGTCACGCCGTGTTTCCTCAGCAGGTGGCGCTCACAGTTCGACTTGGTGGAGAAAAAGGCGTCGCACTTGGGACAGGGGAAAGGTTTTTGACCTGAACAAAGACGAAGAACAACATTTATTCAAGTTTTCTCTGAACTTTATTGACAACAAACAGAACGAATCCGGTCACGCAGGAGCAGAAGTactgctgtgttgctgtgtgttgctgtgtgtgtgttaccggtgtgtgagtgtgtgtgtgcgcgtgtgtgttaccggtgtgtgtcagcatgtgtctctgcagagagctgGCCCAGGGGAACACTCGGGGGCAGAAGGGGCAGGTCATCTTCTGGACTGAGTTGGAGTAGGCGTTCTTCTTTCCTTTGGACTGCGGCGCCATGGCCGACACTGcgctcttcacctcctccttcgctcctccctctttctcctctgttcctcctgctCTGTCATCTGTTCACAGGGAGGGTTTTGAATTAAGCCTCTTTTCCTCATCACTCTGTTTTTCCACTCAGACGCTCTGTAACGCGTCCCTCTTCCTACCTCTCTTTCCCGCCAGGTCGGCGGCTCCGGTCTGCAGGTAGGTGCTGAACTTGTTGGCGTCGGTGGTGGCGAGCATCTTCTCCACGCTGGCAAACTCCCCGCTGGACTCCAGGTCGATGCCGCCGCCACTCACGGCCTTCTCCTTCACTGTCAGGGCAGCAGGCTTCTTCCTGGACCGCTtcctgcaggacagagaggacgaggACGGCACGTTAATGGTTCATTTCCTTTGCTTTGGCGCCATCTAGTGGTAGACTACACCTGCTGCAAGTTCACAAACTAAATGTGCTTTTGAGCCTTTATCAGATCCTCTGTCAGCTGACTGTTTGTTCTGAGATTAAGTTCGATTGTGTTTAACTGATCGATAGCACAGTGATGatataaaactgagaaaaagcagcaaatcccaCCACCGGACTGTcaaatcattttctgttgactgtCACTAATTCAGCCATCAACTTATTGTTTCAGCACGACACAAAACCAACATCAGCGTGAAGGTTACTTTGCCATGAAGTTCAAATCTATTAGCAGTAAACAGTCAAAGCTTATTTTCTCAAGCAGAAGCTGCAAACTTTGTAACTTTGTGAGAACAGAAAACGTATTTCAGGGTGAACTTGTTAAACGCAGCAGCGTCTataaaactgcagttttccTGATGACACTTCAGGTTTTGGATGAAGCTCACACACCTGGTGGACCCCTCAGATGTGTCGTCACTTTGCGCCTCCGGAGCGGCGGATGCTCCTGTGGCGTCTGCAGCAGAGTCGGCCTGAGAGGAAGCGATGGCCGCCGGGGGTTTGCCCTCCAGTGTGGCGGCCTCTCTCTTCAGTAGGTCTGGAGCTCCGGAGACAGAGTGGATGATCTGAGCGATGGAGGCCAGAGGAGGCAGCTCCTTCAGGGCTGttgagggtgaggaggaggtggaggaggccgGTTTGGGGAGCAGGGGCTTGAGGCGCTGGGCTCGTGCAGAGTTGTTGAGGTTGGGGAGGGATGCAGGGGGAGGGGTGGATCCTGGGGGGAGCTGGTAGCAGCCgagttgggggtgggggtgtagAGGGGGCAGGGCGCTCGATGTCTTCTCCTCCTTGGACGAGGCTagagcctgctgctgctccacgaTGCTGCTGATGCTCTGCTCCATCTTgatctccctcttctctccgGTGCTcgctgcctccctcctctgcctcttgcTGGGTATGGACAGATCAATAGGCTGGTCCAGGACGGAGCAGTCAAAGCTGGGGGAGACGGTCTCCAGTTTGACCCCAGGGGACCCCACCTGGCTGCCGGATCCACGACCCTTGGCGGAAAAGTCCAGCGGCTGGTCCAGTTCTGTAGGATAAATCACGTTGgccatctcctccaccttcacTGCTTGGAGCGCCTGAATTGGAGGCTGACTGACCCCATTCAGCACCATCTGATTCACCGCAGCAGCTCGACCAGAGGCAACGGTAGCGGCGGGCACGGTGGCAGGCAGGAGTGTGGCAATATGCTCTTCGATTTCCCTCTCCTGCACCTCGGGGTGCTGTTTCAGCAGGTGGTGGATGCAGTTGCGTTTGGCCAGGAAGGCGGCTCCGCATCGCCGACACTCAAACGGCTTCCTCTGGCAGCCATTGTGTGTACGCAGGTGGATCTGCAGTGCCCGGTAGGTCTTGAGGTCCTCGCCGCAGAACCGGCACGCTGTCTCAGCTCCGGTGCAGCCTGTCTCCGCATCCTGGGTGGTGGTCGTTGCGGCAGTGATTGCTGCAGCGATGTtcgctgtggtggtggaggtgacGTACTTGATGTTTTTCTCGATGTCCTTCCTCGAGGTCTTGGCGTGCTTCTTCCTGAGGTGGCGTTCGCAGTTGGCCTTGACAGTGAAAGGATAATGGCAGACTCGGCAGACGTAGGGCCGCTCGCCGCTGTGTGTCCGCAGGTGTCGGATCAGCGTGGCTTTGTCTGGGGCTACGTAATCGCAGATGTTGCATTGGTGGGGAAGGATGCCAAGGTGGAAGCGCATGTGAGCCTGCAAGACGCCGGAGAAGGCGAACACCTGGTCGCAGAATCGGCACGGGAAGGAGCCTTTAGCCGAGCCGGCGTTGGCGTTGTTTCCTCCTTTGGTACCTGGCTTTCGCCCGCTCAGCACCGCCTCCTCATGTACTGCTGTGGTAGCAGCTGGAGGCGAATCAGACAAAGGCGTGCGAGAGTCACCCAAAAACTCTGCATCCAACTGGCCCCCATTCccagctgaagaggaggacgaagacGATGAGGAGGGTGTCTTGAAGAGAGTTGGATTGGGAGGTGGCAGGCTGGGGCTGATGCAGCCCAGTGAGGCCTGCTGGGAGCTCTGGAGGGGGGGAGGAGTTGTCGCCGTGAGGCTGGAGCGAGGGGTGATGGGAGGTTTTGGCTTCAATGGAGGCATTGACTTCTGACCCTGGACTtgacctggaggaggaagaaccaGAGTCGTTGAGTCAcatgcagtcttttttttttcactacaACCAAGAGGCGTCAACAAATCCTACACAGTCTTTAAAAACATCGATTAACTGACAATCACAGGAACACCCAGCTGAAGCCCACACCCACCTTGACCTCCGGCAAATCCTGGAGCTTTGGCCAGAGGTGGGAGGGTCAGTCCCATCTGATTCGGTGCTGCACTTGCCACTTTGAGGATCTGCTGGATGTCCGCCAGCTCCATGATCCCGGCTCCACCCGCCTCTCCAGGTTTGACTCCAGATGAGGCCGCGCTACCTGTCGCAGCGCCCCCgtcaggctgcaggaggaagcCGGTCTGGAAGGGCTGCAGGGAGAGTAGGCTCAGGGCCTCTCTCTGGGAGAGGCCCTGCAGGGCCGAGGCAGAGCCCGCACCCTCCAGTAGGGGGATGCTGAGGGCCGCCAGACCACCCACACCCAGCCCCAGAGTCAGTCCCAGACCTCCAGACAGGTAGGCTGAGGCCGGTTCCTGAGGGAGGCTGGAGGATGGCGGCTCCACATGGATCACCTTGATGCTGTCCAGGTGGGCCTGATGGATCTCATCGTCGGTGGGACCAGACTTCACCTGAGGAATACAGACGTATCCCCCAGAGGACAGTTAGAGGGCATTTATTTCTTCCATCCtctcatttgattttatttgtgagCCCCTGTGATTCACACATTTGGCCGTTCTTCCAAAGCTTACCTTAGAAATGTGCTGAAGACCCAGTCCCTCCAGGAAGCTGGCCTGCTCGGAGGGCACGACCTCTTCCTCAACATCCTGACCGTCCTTCTCCACACTGTTTTCTGCAGCTCCGTCCTCTGCCTggtcctccacctcctgtgtGTCAGTGGTGGGTTTCTCAGGGTGGGAGGTGGTTTTATGCAGGTCCAGCGCAGAGCGAAGGGGGAAGGCCTTGTCACAGCAATCACACACAAACCGATGGAACTTACTGATGCAGCGACGAAGGTTTGTCTCGCACCAGACCTGGAGGGAAACGAAGAGCTGATTAAATACGGCCCTGAGTACAGACGTTTGATCGGTGGTGCGCTGCCGTGTTGATACCTGAGCGATGTGAGCAAACTTCTTGCAGGAGAAGTCGATGAAGGCCAGGTCGTTAAAGCCAGTAGGGATGGAGGGGTTGTTCTGGATGAAGGGGTGGCCGCTGGGGTCTTGGGGGAGCAGCTTGTGAACCCCCGCGTTGTGGCGCAGCAAACCACGGTGGGTGCGGaaagagaggcagcagagatcacacctacaaacacacaacaaggAAACCTTGATCAACAGATCAATACCATCTGCCTCGAAAGGCTCCAACACAAGCGGCTGTGAAAgaagcttttcaaaataaaatacatgacCTCAAGCTAAACAAGAATTAATAAAGCAGAGTATCTCTGGAGATCATCCTTTTAATATTTGCAGCGGATCAATAAAAATTTCTTGATCGGCCCTGATCCTCATCAATAGATCAGTTTGGTACATTATTACAACTGATGAACACTTTGTTCATTTTACctgttgctgctctgtgttACCTTTTCCTGACTCACTGAatatcttttgttttcttcactgtcTGACAAGCAGCTCTGCACCGATTGATCGGTTACCATATCGACTGAAAACCGATCAATcgttttcaatc
It includes:
- the rreb1a gene encoding ras-responsive element-binding protein 1 isoform X1 yields the protein MSRRKQPNPNKVKPVMENSTEEQREARTEEESELTEEKTHNNLKAINGAVEETASGGEKLQNGDRGGGGGGGGGGIMGAEGGGDLSSINAMMSAVMSAAGTINGGGDAGGGSGVTSANSSAGPSPSPSPSKSLTAAMRAPPGRTARRNQDTKDENSAFICPLCDKNCQTQHQLTMHIRQHNADTGATDHSCSICGKCLSSASSLDRHMLVHSGERPYKCNICGQTFTTNGNMHRHMKIHEKDPASGLLPVSPPSPTKRRRPSVKRRLEDENGEEPPGKKVVEDAAAEESSAAVRGAEEELLPCPICFKTCSSRLELDAHMDAHPDTALRCDLCCLSFRTHRGLLRHNAGVHKLLPQDPSGHPFIQNNPSIPTGFNDLAFIDFSCKKFAHIAQVWCETNLRRCISKFHRFVCDCCDKAFPLRSALDLHKTTSHPEKPTTDTQEVEDQAEDGAAENSVEKDGQDVEEEVVPSEQASFLEGLGLQHISKVKSGPTDDEIHQAHLDSIKVIHVEPPSSSLPQEPASAYLSGGLGLTLGLGVGGLAALSIPLLEGAGSASALQGLSQREALSLLSLQPFQTGFLLQPDGGAATGSAASSGVKPGEAGGAGIMELADIQQILKVASAAPNQMGLTLPPLAKAPGFAGGQGQVQGQKSMPPLKPKPPITPRSSLTATTPPPLQSSQQASLGCISPSLPPPNPTLFKTPSSSSSSSSSAGNGGQLDAEFLGDSRTPLSDSPPAATTAVHEEAVLSGRKPGTKGGNNANAGSAKGSFPCRFCDQVFAFSGVLQAHMRFHLGILPHQCNICDYVAPDKATLIRHLRTHSGERPYVCRVCHYPFTVKANCERHLRKKHAKTSRKDIEKNIKYVTSTTTANIAAAITAATTTTQDAETGCTGAETACRFCGEDLKTYRALQIHLRTHNGCQRKPFECRRCGAAFLAKRNCIHHLLKQHPEVQEREIEEHIATLLPATVPAATVASGRAAAVNQMVLNGVSQPPIQALQAVKVEEMANVIYPTELDQPLDFSAKGRGSGSQVGSPGVKLETVSPSFDCSVLDQPIDLSIPSKRQRREAASTGEKREIKMEQSISSIVEQQQALASSKEEKTSSALPPLHPHPQLGCYQLPPGSTPPPASLPNLNNSARAQRLKPLLPKPASSTSSSPSTALKELPPLASIAQIIHSVSGAPDLLKREAATLEGKPPAAIASSQADSAADATGASAAPEAQSDDTSEGSTRKRSRKKPAALTVKEKAVSGGGIDLESSGEFASVEKMLATTDANKFSTYLQTGAADLAGKRDDRAGGTEEKEGGAKEEVKSAVSAMAPQSKGKKNAYSNSVQKMTCPFCPRVFPWASSLQRHMLTHTGQKPFPCPKCDAFFSTKSNCERHLLRKHGVTHRTLRRNGALVKKDGDEGSHESAESQSETEQVAPEAQDLSAAADSGSTPTVDSPSPSKPQEVGLTTPNATHKASQGGSPAQQQETETTQQPEQQGAPESRAAEGKQPPQSSSTKVESADDDDCHSNKSLDLNFGKKLIDFKLSTSSGPAQEEQPSQPSSSSSSSSSTSSTSAPQAATESQEKEKGTTPSSSSSSSPVVKQQPEYKHVCRVCQKSFRYATTLARHERAHLSEEAPAPAPVEESPSVKEEVTESNAAKPTEEEKEEEQKREAEMEEEEGGVRGGESEGGESGESEEEEKDKEERSDEEASEPKSLEGGETSGRRVDKRKKICNVCGKRFWSLQDLTRHMRSHTGERPYQCQTCERTFTLKHSLVRHQRIHLKPRGADGASAGNDDASEDGDSCAPTPTSTCPPSENESECGSGGAGVKELEEEDVKEEGEEDDGAESAPTEEEQAEPPAVTSEELDAEQKTELSANSTTQQPSVDTTPSQQATDTKKTAGDDDSAGDLKSTPESNPSKDPSPSSSSSLPADSAAAAPAEGFIQGLLEIHAKPPLEHILPNGEPPLVGVD
- the rreb1a gene encoding ras-responsive element-binding protein 1 isoform X2, with protein sequence MENSTEEQREARTEEESELTEEKTHNNLKAINGAVEETASGGEKLQNGDRGGGGGGGGGGIMGAEGGGDLSSINAMMSAVMSAAGTINGGGDAGGGSGVTSANSSAGPSPSPSPSKSLTAAMRAPPGRTARRNQDTKDENSAFICPLCDKNCQTQHQLTMHIRQHNADTGATDHSCSICGKCLSSASSLDRHMLVHSGERPYKCNICGQTFTTNGNMHRHMKIHEKDPASGLLPVSPPSPTKRRRPSVKRRLEDENGEEPPGKKVVEDAAAEESSAAVRGAEEELLPCPICFKTCSSRLELDAHMDAHPDTALRCDLCCLSFRTHRGLLRHNAGVHKLLPQDPSGHPFIQNNPSIPTGFNDLAFIDFSCKKFAHIAQVWCETNLRRCISKFHRFVCDCCDKAFPLRSALDLHKTTSHPEKPTTDTQEVEDQAEDGAAENSVEKDGQDVEEEVVPSEQASFLEGLGLQHISKVKSGPTDDEIHQAHLDSIKVIHVEPPSSSLPQEPASAYLSGGLGLTLGLGVGGLAALSIPLLEGAGSASALQGLSQREALSLLSLQPFQTGFLLQPDGGAATGSAASSGVKPGEAGGAGIMELADIQQILKVASAAPNQMGLTLPPLAKAPGFAGGQGQVQGQKSMPPLKPKPPITPRSSLTATTPPPLQSSQQASLGCISPSLPPPNPTLFKTPSSSSSSSSSAGNGGQLDAEFLGDSRTPLSDSPPAATTAVHEEAVLSGRKPGTKGGNNANAGSAKGSFPCRFCDQVFAFSGVLQAHMRFHLGILPHQCNICDYVAPDKATLIRHLRTHSGERPYVCRVCHYPFTVKANCERHLRKKHAKTSRKDIEKNIKYVTSTTTANIAAAITAATTTTQDAETGCTGAETACRFCGEDLKTYRALQIHLRTHNGCQRKPFECRRCGAAFLAKRNCIHHLLKQHPEVQEREIEEHIATLLPATVPAATVASGRAAAVNQMVLNGVSQPPIQALQAVKVEEMANVIYPTELDQPLDFSAKGRGSGSQVGSPGVKLETVSPSFDCSVLDQPIDLSIPSKRQRREAASTGEKREIKMEQSISSIVEQQQALASSKEEKTSSALPPLHPHPQLGCYQLPPGSTPPPASLPNLNNSARAQRLKPLLPKPASSTSSSPSTALKELPPLASIAQIIHSVSGAPDLLKREAATLEGKPPAAIASSQADSAADATGASAAPEAQSDDTSEGSTRKRSRKKPAALTVKEKAVSGGGIDLESSGEFASVEKMLATTDANKFSTYLQTGAADLAGKRDDRAGGTEEKEGGAKEEVKSAVSAMAPQSKGKKNAYSNSVQKMTCPFCPRVFPWASSLQRHMLTHTGQKPFPCPKCDAFFSTKSNCERHLLRKHGVTHRTLRRNGALVKKDGDEGSHESAESQSETEQVAPEAQDLSAAADSGSTPTVDSPSPSKPQEVGLTTPNATHKASQGGSPAQQQETETTQQPEQQGAPESRAAEGKQPPQSSSTKVESADDDDCHSNKSLDLNFGKKLIDFKLSTSSGPAQEEQPSQPSSSSSSSSSTSSTSAPQAATESQEKEKGTTPSSSSSSSPVVKQQPEYKHVCRVCQKSFRYATTLARHERAHLSEEAPAPAPVEESPSVKEEVTESNAAKPTEEEKEEEQKREAEMEEEEGGVRGGESEGGESGESEEEEKDKEERSDEEASEPKSLEGGETSGRRVDKRKKICNVCGKRFWSLQDLTRHMRSHTGERPYQCQTCERTFTLKHSLVRHQRIHLKPRGADGASAGNDDASEDGDSCAPTPTSTCPPSENESECGSGGAGVKELEEEDVKEEGEEDDGAESAPTEEEQAEPPAVTSEELDAEQKTELSANSTTQQPSVDTTPSQQATDTKKTAGDDDSAGDLKSTPESNPSKDPSPSSSSSLPADSAAAAPAEGFIQGLLEIHAKPPLEHILPNGEPPLVGVD